ATTTTGACCAATAGGTCATGAGTTCGAGCTCAGAGGCAACTACTAAGCTTTTTACATTACACCTTTTGAGGTGCGACTCTTCCTCGGATCTTGCTAACACGGGATGCTTCATGCACCAAACTTTCAATACATTATCTATTACAAGGTGTAAGTCAATAGTCAAAGTTCTAAACTACAAAAGAATTGTCCAAAGTACAGAAACCTGAATAATTTGATCTCTATAACTTAACAAACACTAGGAGACAAACAAGTTATATTTAACATTAGTATAGGGACTTGAAATCATATTGACTAAAGGAAGAacctagaaaaaatatttatccacGCCCGATGTTTATAACCATCTAAGCAATTTAACCGTAAGATTCATGAATTAAAGTGAGAATATATATCACTTAAATAAAAGTTTACTTGAAGGTACACATTTTGTAAACTTTCTTGGTGTATACTAGGGTCGGAGTTATAAGGCACAATTTGAACCCCCTTTGACCGAAAGTTATGCCGTATCTATGaagtcaaaattaatttttatgtatatatagcaGATATCGAACCTTTAATTTTTCtctatttacttttttatattttgaatttcctTGTAAATTTTTTGACTCCGGCACTAATACATACCCCACGTATGAGTAATTAAGTTTTGGCCAAAAGAACCCTACAGTCTACAGGATGTCATTATATTCCCCAAGAACAATATAGGTAAATtgtatttaatatatgtagctTTCAAATATCTGTAGCTTAGATGGCtcaaatatgcaataattaAACCATAGTTAATATGCCACCAAATATGTACCAGAAAATTAATCTATACATAGTACCAAATATCACAATCTCTTAAATATAGTAGCATATATTGTACATAAAATTGCACGTTTTGTAATTTATATGAgttggtctttaatttttacCTTTTACCAATCAAACTATGCCCAGTAGAGTATAAGTTCTTTAGAAACTGAAGTTAGACTCAGACATAACTTGTAGGATATCATGATACAAAAATCTCGTGGAAATATTTATTGTTACTATGACATATATTAAAGACCTAACACAAAATAGGGTCAAAAGAACAAATGAATATAGATATAGTAATAATTTCAATCTGTCTTGGGCCATAAATGGACCCGGACTCTCTTCAACCCGCCGGCAATATACCATTTTGCCGGCCCAAAAGATCTACATTTCTTTGATCCTTCTAACTACCATTCAAAACAAAATGAATTTTATTTCCCTTCTCCCTTTCATTATAACTCACCAAACAATATTTCCACCAATCTTATTTATCTTCCTCCTCcaatattttctctcaaaaaacCATGTTAACATCTCCGATCCACGAGGACGCGACTAGCTTCTCAGTGTCTCCAGCTGTCAGCTCGACCACGTTAGAGGTGGGAGAAGGAGAAGTTCGTGTTAGCGTGGACACGGAAGTGGAAACAAACATATACAATGTTCATACCTCATTTTCATCCTCCACGAAGCCCCATGCAACGTCTAGCGATCCATGCTGGAATGCCATGCGACGTGTCCAATCAGAAGTCTCGAATTTAACCCTTGACCATTTTCGCTTCATCAGGAAACTTGGGAGTGGTGACATTGGTTCTGTATATCTTGTTGAGTTAAAGggaaataataataaagggTGTTTGTTTGCAGCTAAAGTGATGGATAAAGAGGAATTGGTTAGTAGGAGTAAAGAAGGTAGAGCAGGGACAGAAAGGGAAATATTAGAAATGTTGGATCATCCTTTTTTGCCTACCCTTTACACCACTTTGGACACTGATAAATGGTCTCTTTTGTTGACTGAATTTTGTCCTGGTGGTGATCTTCATGTTCTCCGGCAACGGCTGCCGGAAAAGAGATTCGATGAAGCCGCGGTCCGGTTAGTGTACTTCTCCCTCTATAGCATTACGTCTTTTCTGTTTAACCATTTGTTATTTGAAATATTACTATACGACtaaagaacaaaaatatatcaCTAATCCCATTTAACGATGAATTGACGCTAAAATCTTGTTACCTACGACCTATTTTGTGATAGATCAACCACaaatttcccctttttttctttttttttgaagtgaTCTGATATGCATAATTAAAATGGGGAGGCTTCCTATTGGAAGTTTGTCCGTTCCTGGGTCTCGAACCCTAGAATTTTGATTTAGGTACTAAGGAATTCCATCCATCCCAATTGATAGTACCTCTAccattaatattttcaactatattttattattaattatatgtCTTGAATGATTGAGGTAGTCAATGTGAATGTTTGTCCAGTTTGCCAATGGGGCCACATTGGTAGGATAGATTTAATATTATAACATGAGATATATTGTTAATGTGTCCTACTATACTTAATGATGTGCTTTCTATTAttagttgaaacttcttgatcatgaccaaaattaaattaatgtaACATGTGAGTTTGTCTATTTGATGTGTAACAGGTTCTATACATCAGAAGTGGTGGTTGCTTTAGAGTACCTACACATGATGGGAATAATTTATCGTGATTTAAAGCCAGAAAATGTGTTAGTAAGatcagatggtcatattatGTTAACTGATTTTGATCTCTCACTAAAATGTGATGAATCAATAGTAATGCCTCAACTTGTTCATGATGATGAGGGTACTAGTCCAAACCTAGATCATAATaattcaaatcatcattcgcCTCCGTATAATTATTCATCTTCGTGCATCTTGCCTAATTGTATCGTGCCAAAGTACGTCTCGTGTTGGTACTCTAAACACaatcgaagaagaagaagaggaggaggacgAGCGAGTGGTGAGAGACCCTTGAGGTTGATAGCTGAACCGATCGAGGCTCGATCAACATCGTTTGTTGGGACCCACGAGTACTTGGCCCCAGAAATCGCGTCGGGGGAAGGTCATGGTAATGCGGTGGATTGGTGGACGCTAGGGATTTTTATGTACGAGTTGCTATATGGTGTGACACCTTTTAGAGGACTTGACAATGAATTCACCTTATCGAACATCGTGGCTCGAGCCTTTGAGTTCCCTAAGGAGCCATTGGTCCCAATCATGGCTAAGGACTTGATCACCCAACTTTTAGTCAAGGACCCCACCATGAGAATGGGGTCCATGATGGGGGCCACAACAATAAAACAACATCCTTTCTTTGATGGTGTGAATTGGGCACTATTGAGATGTACAACCCCACCTCATGTTCCAACAAATTTCAACAGTACTAGAGACTCTGTCTCATcttatgataatgatgatgattatgTAGATTATTATTAATCAGGTTAAGTTACGTACAATAACATATAACTATTTTTACTAATTAAGTTTGATATGGTAATCTGAATGATACAATCTAAGGATAGCTATATAACGGAAAAAGTGAGCTGATTCTTACAATGATTGTATGGTGCAATCCCGATTCTTTGATCACGATTTTTTCATGCACTTgagatattttaaatttttaattatttttatttattatatttttttacgtatttttgtataatataaatttatatccgaatttataatcataattaaaaaatttcactTTCGAAAGCCGAATGCAACATTATTGGGATAGAGAGAATAACAATGATGAGCATAGGGAATAATAAATCAGATGTAATATGACTTCCAAATACTTATCTAAACACTGtttatattatcaaataatttaatgtaataataaaaaaataaaagtaaggTTACATACATCACTAGTAAATGTAAATATGAAAAACACATTTCTCATGTTTATTGATTTAATATAAATACTGAAGCAAACTAAttactatttattaattttgtaaTCCTATCTCAAATTTGGTCAGTATAATGAATGGGTTCCCCAAAAGCAAAGTAATTACTGTTTGTATGAATTTATGTGCTCAATCATTCacataataatagtaataatctTTTTACCTCATGACTTACTATTCCAATTTTAtcttactatttttatttttcaatttaacTGAGCATAAAAAATTAGTTATGTCATTGAAACTTTAGACTTAAATTAATGGTCAATTTATGGCATAGTCattaaatattcattttgtttacaccaattaggggtgtacatggagcgggttggttcggattttttacaaaccaaaccaaaccatttgtgtcgggttattaaatttataaaccaaaccaaaccaataaaagtcggg
This Solanum dulcamara chromosome 1, daSolDulc1.2, whole genome shotgun sequence DNA region includes the following protein-coding sequences:
- the LOC129886486 gene encoding serine/threonine-protein kinase D6PKL2-like — protein: MLTSPIHEDATSFSVSPAVSSTTLEVGEGEVRVSVDTEVETNIYNVHTSFSSSTKPHATSSDPCWNAMRRVQSEVSNLTLDHFRFIRKLGSGDIGSVYLVELKGNNNKGCLFAAKVMDKEELVSRSKEGRAGTEREILEMLDHPFLPTLYTTLDTDKWSLLLTEFCPGGDLHVLRQRLPEKRFDEAAVRFYTSEVVVALEYLHMMGIIYRDLKPENVLVRSDGHIMLTDFDLSLKCDESIVMPQLVHDDEGTSPNLDHNNSNHHSPPYNYSSSCILPNCIVPKYVSCWYSKHNRRRRRGGGRASGERPLRLIAEPIEARSTSFVGTHEYLAPEIASGEGHGNAVDWWTLGIFMYELLYGVTPFRGLDNEFTLSNIVARAFEFPKEPLVPIMAKDLITQLLVKDPTMRMGSMMGATTIKQHPFFDGVNWALLRCTTPPHVPTNFNSTRDSVSSYDNDDDYVDYY